In Geobacter anodireducens, a genomic segment contains:
- a CDS encoding short-chain dehydrogenase → MSLNGAKVVVIGGSSGMGLAVAKMAADEGARVVIAGRSEEKLRQAADEIRQPVEARSLDVTQEQAVQAFFAETGELDHLVVTAATGVAGSFLELETPSFRQIFDSKFWGQYFAARYGAQRIREGGSITFFSGVAATKPVDGLSAYAAVNGAVEALCRSLAVELAPLRVNAVSPGIVDTPAYAGMSPAERKRMFDALAARLPARRIGRPEDAAAAVISLMKNGYVTGSVVHVDGGQRLV, encoded by the coding sequence ATGTCGCTCAACGGTGCGAAGGTGGTAGTGATCGGCGGCAGTTCCGGCATGGGGCTCGCCGTGGCGAAGATGGCCGCGGACGAGGGGGCCCGGGTGGTGATCGCCGGCCGGTCGGAGGAGAAGCTCCGGCAAGCCGCGGACGAGATTCGCCAGCCGGTTGAGGCCCGTTCCCTTGATGTGACGCAGGAACAGGCCGTACAGGCGTTCTTCGCCGAAACCGGCGAACTGGACCACCTGGTCGTAACCGCGGCCACCGGCGTGGCGGGCTCGTTTCTGGAGCTGGAAACCCCATCGTTCCGCCAGATCTTCGACAGCAAGTTCTGGGGTCAGTACTTTGCGGCCCGCTACGGGGCCCAGCGAATCAGGGAGGGGGGCTCAATCACCTTCTTTTCCGGCGTGGCCGCGACCAAGCCCGTGGACGGCCTTTCGGCGTACGCCGCAGTGAACGGCGCCGTGGAGGCCCTCTGCCGGAGCCTGGCCGTGGAACTGGCGCCCCTGCGGGTGAACGCCGTCTCGCCGGGGATCGTGGATACTCCCGCCTATGCCGGCATGAGCCCCGCCGAACGGAAGAGGATGTTCGACGCCCTCGCCGCCCGGCTCCCGGCCCGGCGGATCGGCAGGCCCGAGGACGCGGCCGCCGCGGTGATCTCGCTTATGAAGAACGGGTATGTCACCGGATCGGTGGTACACGTGGACGGCGGGCAGCGGCTGGTCTAG
- a CDS encoding amino acid ABC transporter substrate-binding protein, with protein sequence MKKLVLLMVSALLVAFAATTFAADGSWNRVKSAGKLVIGLDDAFPPMGYRDASGKLIGFDIDAAEEVGKRLGIKIEWQPTAWDGVIHSLNSKKFDAIWNGMTITDERAKQVAFTKPYIMDGQIAVVKFSEKRFKKIADLKNVKIGAQKGSSALNAVKKLPTAPAELKEYEDNPKALLDLEAGRIDVVVIDNVTGRDFIAKRPGQFKVVPGFISKEPFGVAFRKEDKDLREKVQKTLDAMVKDGALAKISRKWFAEDITNPKKW encoded by the coding sequence GTGAAAAAACTCGTATTGCTGATGGTCTCTGCCCTGCTCGTTGCTTTTGCCGCAACCACCTTCGCGGCCGACGGTTCCTGGAACCGGGTCAAATCCGCCGGAAAACTGGTCATCGGCCTCGATGACGCATTCCCCCCCATGGGATACCGCGATGCCAGCGGCAAGCTGATCGGTTTCGACATCGACGCCGCCGAAGAAGTGGGCAAGCGCCTGGGCATCAAGATCGAGTGGCAGCCCACCGCCTGGGACGGGGTCATCCACTCCCTCAACTCCAAGAAATTCGATGCCATCTGGAACGGCATGACCATCACCGATGAGCGGGCCAAGCAGGTGGCCTTCACGAAGCCCTACATCATGGACGGCCAGATCGCCGTGGTGAAGTTCTCCGAGAAGCGCTTCAAAAAGATCGCCGACCTGAAGAACGTGAAAATAGGCGCCCAGAAGGGCTCTTCGGCCCTCAACGCCGTGAAGAAGCTCCCCACCGCACCGGCCGAGCTCAAGGAGTACGAGGACAACCCCAAGGCGCTGCTGGATCTTGAAGCGGGCCGCATCGACGTGGTGGTGATCGACAACGTGACCGGCCGCGACTTCATCGCCAAGCGCCCGGGCCAGTTCAAGGTGGTCCCCGGCTTCATCAGCAAGGAGCCCTTCGGCGTCGCCTTCCGCAAGGAAGACAAGGACCTGCGCGAAAAGGTGCAGAAGACCCTCGACGCCATGGTGAAGGACGGCGCCCTGGCGAAGATCTCCCGCAAGTGGTTTGCAGAAGACATCACCAACCCCAAGAAGTGGTAA
- a CDS encoding ectoine/hydroxyectoine ABC transporter ATP-binding protein EhuA: MSDVKPLIQLENITKRFKSLTAVNGVNLAVHPGEKLVIIGPSGSGKSTLLRSINFLEEIDEGTIRFEGNEVGYIRRHGKLHLDKQPVICALRAEIGMVFQHFHLFPHMTVLGNVMEGPLTVQKKSAAESRETALAMLAKVGLTDKKDVYPATLSGGQKQRVAIARAIAMRPKLMLFDEPTSALDPELVGEVFDTIHALADEGMTMIIVTHHMGFARELADRVIFMEKGNFLAEGTPREFFAEGMNNERIQSFLNRIL; the protein is encoded by the coding sequence ATGAGCGACGTTAAGCCCCTCATCCAGCTGGAGAACATCACCAAGCGCTTCAAGAGCCTCACGGCGGTGAACGGCGTCAACCTGGCGGTCCATCCGGGGGAAAAGCTCGTGATCATCGGCCCGTCCGGTTCGGGCAAGTCGACGCTGCTCCGCTCCATCAACTTCCTGGAAGAGATCGACGAGGGAACCATCCGCTTCGAGGGGAACGAGGTAGGCTACATCCGGCGCCACGGCAAGCTCCACCTGGACAAGCAGCCGGTGATCTGCGCCCTGCGGGCCGAAATCGGGATGGTCTTCCAGCACTTCCATCTCTTTCCCCACATGACGGTCCTCGGCAACGTGATGGAAGGCCCCCTCACCGTGCAGAAGAAGAGTGCCGCCGAGTCCCGGGAAACCGCCCTGGCCATGCTGGCCAAGGTGGGTCTCACCGACAAGAAGGACGTCTATCCCGCCACCCTCTCCGGCGGGCAGAAGCAGCGGGTGGCCATTGCCCGGGCCATTGCCATGCGGCCGAAGCTCATGCTCTTCGACGAGCCCACCTCGGCCCTGGACCCGGAACTGGTCGGGGAGGTCTTCGACACCATCCACGCCCTGGCCGACGAGGGGATGACCATGATCATCGTCACCCACCACATGGGCTTTGCCCGGGAACTGGCCGACCGGGTGATCTTCATGGAAAAGGGGAACTTCCTGGCCGAGGGGACCCCCCGGGAGTTCTTTGCCGAGGGAATGAACAACGAGCGGATCCAGTCGTTCCTGAACCGGATCCTCTAG
- a CDS encoding amino acid ABC transporter permease, whose protein sequence is MNLKPYTLGRVATALLFLWITVAAALASEADYDALFREANDLMGAGDLPAAMEVLKKVPAPRAGEEGDAFVRSRMQIAKLHFAAKEMDEALAAAREVLSLYPDNSEAKNFVASVERERKPRYVTFLQDCLKFLPVLLKGAVMTLLLVLCTMFISPIGGLLIALGRISTFRPLSALCWFVIWLFRGTPLLLQLFFIYYGLPSLGITLKPVTAAVIGLGLNYSAYLGEIIRGAIQSIDHGQTEAAKALGMTYGQAMRRVVIPQTYKRLMPPIGNEFIALIKDTALVSTIAMVELMRAADQMFNTYFNVTALILAAVIYLIFTTFFTFLFEKIEHRAGIYERR, encoded by the coding sequence ATGAACCTTAAACCATACACTCTCGGCAGGGTCGCCACGGCCCTGCTTTTTTTGTGGATCACCGTTGCAGCGGCGCTGGCGTCCGAAGCCGATTACGACGCCCTCTTCCGGGAGGCCAACGACCTGATGGGGGCCGGGGATCTCCCCGCCGCCATGGAGGTGCTGAAGAAGGTCCCGGCGCCCCGGGCGGGCGAGGAAGGCGATGCCTTTGTCCGGAGCCGGATGCAGATCGCCAAGCTCCACTTTGCTGCCAAGGAGATGGACGAAGCCCTGGCCGCGGCCCGTGAGGTGCTCTCCCTCTACCCGGACAACAGCGAGGCGAAGAACTTCGTCGCCTCGGTGGAGCGGGAACGGAAACCCCGCTACGTCACGTTCCTCCAGGACTGCCTGAAGTTCCTGCCGGTGCTTCTCAAGGGTGCGGTGATGACGCTCCTGCTGGTGCTCTGCACCATGTTCATCTCCCCCATCGGCGGGCTCCTCATCGCCCTGGGGCGGATCAGCACCTTCAGGCCCCTGTCGGCCCTCTGCTGGTTCGTCATCTGGCTCTTCCGGGGCACGCCCCTCCTGCTTCAGCTCTTCTTCATCTACTACGGACTCCCCTCCCTCGGCATCACCCTCAAGCCCGTCACCGCCGCGGTCATCGGCCTGGGGCTCAACTACTCGGCCTACCTGGGCGAGATCATCCGGGGAGCCATCCAGAGCATCGACCATGGCCAGACCGAGGCGGCCAAGGCCCTGGGCATGACCTACGGCCAGGCCATGCGCCGGGTCGTCATCCCCCAGACCTACAAGCGGCTCATGCCTCCCATCGGCAACGAGTTCATCGCCCTGATCAAAGACACGGCCCTGGTCTCCACCATTGCCATGGTCGAGCTGATGCGGGCCGCGGACCAGATGTTCAATACCTACTTCAACGTGACGGCCCTCATCCTGGCCGCCGTCATCTACCTGATCTTCACGACCTTCTTCACCTTCCTCTTCGAAAAGATCGAGCACCGGGCAGGGATCTATGAGCGACGTTAA
- a CDS encoding acyl-CoA thioesterase yields MNRDWTLIETLLPQDTNPAGSIFGGVIMGLMDKAAAIAAWRYARREVVTAGAEQISLLRPVRLGEVVKVEARVVCTGRTSIDVDVVVETENVLTGDSAVAAAGFFTMVALDREGTPTEVPRWEPRSEEERRLCEAARERRARRGRKSGR; encoded by the coding sequence ATGAACCGCGACTGGACCCTGATCGAAACCCTGCTCCCCCAGGACACCAACCCGGCGGGATCCATCTTCGGCGGCGTGATCATGGGGCTCATGGACAAGGCCGCCGCCATAGCCGCCTGGCGCTATGCCCGGCGCGAGGTGGTCACGGCCGGGGCCGAGCAGATCTCTCTGCTGCGCCCGGTACGGCTGGGGGAAGTGGTCAAGGTGGAGGCCCGGGTGGTCTGCACCGGCCGGACATCCATCGATGTGGACGTGGTGGTTGAAACCGAGAATGTCCTCACGGGCGACAGCGCCGTGGCGGCCGCGGGATTCTTCACCATGGTCGCCCTGGACAGGGAGGGCACGCCCACGGAAGTTCCCCGCTGGGAGCCCCGCAGTGAAGAAGAGCGGCGACTCTGCGAGGCTGCCCGGGAACGGCGGGCCCGGCGCGGACGGAAATCAGGGCGGTAG